A region from the Pontixanthobacter aestiaquae genome encodes:
- the bufB gene encoding MNIO family bufferin maturase has product MDQNTARQMLQFLPMPGLGLGLRNVHFDHILATWPEVDWFEAISENFMDSGGRPRHVLDQIAERYPIALHGVSLSIGSSDPLNFDYLAKLKALADETNAMWVSDHLCWTGINGANSHDLLPLPLTEEALAHVIKRVRIVQDHLERPLILENPSSYLTFKQSTLAEPEFFRHLGDETGCGFLLDVNNVFVSCFNASEDPAAYIDAFPCDRVVQMHLAGHEDCGSHIIDTHDQPVRADVWKLFQQAWAKTKGAATLLEWDGNIPDFAECHAELLKAREYMNDSGAASRTSKPSAPSMGGHSTPIDFLIPDAMERTVLVEP; this is encoded by the coding sequence ATGGACCAGAATACCGCGAGACAGATGCTGCAGTTCCTGCCCATGCCCGGCTTGGGTTTGGGGCTGCGCAATGTGCATTTCGACCACATCTTGGCGACATGGCCGGAGGTCGATTGGTTTGAGGCGATTTCCGAGAATTTCATGGATTCAGGCGGGCGTCCGCGGCACGTGTTGGACCAGATTGCAGAACGCTATCCGATTGCACTGCACGGTGTGTCGCTGTCTATCGGCAGCAGCGACCCTCTGAATTTTGATTACCTCGCCAAACTGAAGGCGCTTGCTGATGAAACCAACGCGATGTGGGTCAGTGACCATCTGTGCTGGACCGGTATCAATGGCGCGAACTCGCATGATCTTTTGCCATTGCCGCTCACCGAAGAAGCGTTGGCTCACGTTATCAAGCGGGTTAGGATCGTGCAGGACCATCTTGAACGCCCGCTCATATTGGAAAATCCTAGCAGCTATCTGACATTCAAGCAGTCGACTCTGGCTGAGCCGGAGTTCTTCCGTCATTTGGGCGATGAAACCGGATGCGGGTTCTTGCTGGATGTGAACAATGTGTTTGTCAGTTGCTTCAACGCGAGCGAAGATCCGGCAGCCTATATCGACGCATTTCCGTGCGACCGCGTGGTCCAGATGCATTTGGCCGGGCATGAGGATTGCGGAAGCCATATCATTGATACGCACGATCAGCCAGTCCGCGCGGACGTCTGGAAATTGTTCCAGCAGGCTTGGGCCAAAACCAAAGGCGCTGCGACTTTGCTGGAGTGGGACGGCAATATTCCAGATTTTGCTGAATGCCATGCCGAATTGCTGAAGGCGCGCGAATATATGAACGATAGTGGAGCGGCATCGCGAACCAGCAAGCCATCAGCCCCATCCATGGGCGGTCACTCCACGCCTATCGATTTCCTCATTCCAGATGCAATGGAACGGACCGTGCTGGTGGAGCCATGA